The Nitrospirota bacterium genome includes a region encoding these proteins:
- the mraZ gene encoding division/cell wall cluster transcriptional repressor MraZ, which yields MFLSRYHHTIDAKGRLSIPGKYRDALAQRATEVLIVTKDQEQCLAILPLDEWKRRAAKIQAIPDTARVSKDYRRFFHGDAVDCTLDGQGRILIPPELRQYAGLDRDVMLVGLHDYFEAWSLVRWQAKSAQLARDLDQIVGAVTGYGV from the coding sequence GTGTTTCTCAGCCGGTACCACCACACCATCGACGCCAAAGGGCGACTCAGTATTCCGGGAAAATATCGCGACGCCCTCGCGCAACGGGCTACCGAGGTGCTGATCGTGACCAAAGACCAGGAACAGTGCCTCGCGATTTTGCCGCTCGATGAGTGGAAACGGCGGGCCGCCAAGATCCAGGCCATTCCCGATACGGCGCGGGTCAGCAAAGACTATCGACGATTCTTTCACGGTGATGCGGTGGATTGCACGCTCGACGGGCAAGGTCGAATCTTGATTCCTCCCGAGCTTCGCCAATACGCAGGTCTGGACCGCGACGTCATGCTGGTGGGACTTCACGACTACTTCGAGGCGTGGTCGCTGGTTCGGTGGCAAGCCAAATCCGCGCAACTGGCGCGTGATCTCGATCAGATCGTCGGGGCGGTTACCGGCTACGGCGTGTAG